The Eremothecium cymbalariae DBVPG#7215 chromosome 8, complete sequence genome has a window encoding:
- the STE12 gene encoding homeodomain family transcription factor STE12 (similar to Ashbya gossypii ADR304W): protein MSIIKTDGVIVKSKIGEHRVERVKPENVEESLRLIEDLKFFLATAPANWQENQVIRRYYLNNDEGFVSCVFWNNLYYITGTDIVRCCVYRMQKFGREVVERKKFEEGIFSDLRNLKCGADATLEMPKSEFLSFLYKNLCLKTQKKQKVFFWFSVPHDKLFADALERDLRREASGQPSTTRAVTEPALTFTYDDQSGMSLYDQVVQHVDTKRIDLYSAPSTIGPMEVDMDDDEQDDDEQNGKGHVTVDMEDQRPSKDKLGIEPQAVISGEVSCADADISSSIAGEADRSTAPTTNYSPQELIIEAANTGVTEYALGDEINPADLLTKEDDDFPLDYFSLEIEYPPHQEQQGRMINPLFFDTEMESFPPIPPTAGPFENPYVHAELPTKFMYSGIPPTSAVAPQPVQQPLQPSIPPPQLSVGKGHFITNGEYYATAKTKDGKQPRDAEDETSNHITKENTDQIPGLTEDQVPASNNSRTVNSGIPAVMGNVAGVPLQDAYTGFQGMGVPGMYPYMMPDFLYNNTFPGTDEMLYEQWMHMQVAQTQPNEMYMNAQAPFMGRSFTPMYRTTPTNPYMAISPYQSKPPNSSTAKNFPFYQGYYGRRSNMHSYLRGFPSIQATQPSSATRMHFVKHNKVTNQHSSASSSGPSSSSKASHISSKKKVMKPRSQTLKNIGRAKRIEIDTNSTFVSQNSTHVDNISTAGLTEDQASENEGVGSPTSFQNVNTRT from the coding sequence ATGTCGATTATCAAAACTGATGGGGTGATTGTTAAGTCTAAGATTGGGGAGCATAGGGTGGAGAGAGTGAAACCGgaaaatgttgaagaatCTTTGAGACTGATTGAAGATCTTAAGTTCTTCTTGGCAACTGCTCCGGCCAATTGGCAAGAGAATCAAGTTATAAGGCGATACTATTTGAATAATGACGAAGGCTTTGTTTCATGTGTATTTTGGAATAACTTGTATTATATCACCGGGACTGATATAGTTCGGTGTTGTGTGTATCGAATGCAAAAGTTTGGTCGTGAGGTTGTGGAGAGGAAGAAGTTCGAGGAGGGTATATTCTCAGACTTAAGAAATCTTAAATGCGGGGCAGATGCCACGCTTGAGATGCCTAAATCAGAGTTTCTATCGTTTCTTTACAAAAACCTCTGTCTTAAGACccagaagaaacagaaggtatttttttggtttagTGTACCTCATGATAAGCTTTTTGCTGATGCTTTAGAAAGAGATTTACGTAGAGAGGCTTCCGGTCAGCCTTCGACCACAAGAGCTGTTACAGAGCCTGCTTTGACGTTTACATATGATGATCAATCGGGTATGTCTCTCTACGATCAAGTGGTTCAACACGTTGATACTAAGAGGATAGATTTATACTCCGCTCCGTCGACTATAGGCCCAATGGAAGTGGACATGGATGATGACGAacaagatgatgacgaacAAAATGGCAAAGGTCATGTAACTGTGGATATGGAGGATCAGAGACCCTCTAAAGACAAGCTTGGTATAGAACCGCAGGCTGTAATATCCGGCGAAGTTTCTTGTGCTGATGCTGATATTTCCAGCAGTATTGCTGGAGAGGCTGACCGATCTACTGCACCTACTACCAATTATTCTCCCCAAGAACTTATCATTGAAGCTGCAAATACCGGTGTTACCGAATATGCATTGGGTGACGAGATAAATCCTGCCGATTTGCTCACTAAAGAGGATGACGATTTCCCGCTAGATTATTTCTCACTTGAAATCGAATACCCTCCCCATCAGGAGCAACAAGGAAGAATGATAAATCCGCTTTTTTTTGACACCGAAATGGAATCATTTCCACCAATACCGCCTACAGCTGGGCCTTTTGAAAACCCCTATGTTCATGCTGAACTACCTACAAAATTTATGTATAGCGGAATTCCTCCTACTTCTGCAGTAGCACCACAGCCTGTGCAGCAGCCATTACAACCATCAATCCCACCTCCGCAACTGTCTGTTGGAAAAGGACATTTTATAACCAACGGAGAGTACTATGCCACAGCTAAAACGAAGGATGGGAAGCAACCTCGTGATGCTGAAGATGAAACTTCGAATCACATTACGAAGGAAAATACCGATCAGATCCCTGGTTTAACTGAAGATCAAGTGCCTGCATCGAACAATTCCAGAACTGTAAATTCTGGAATTCCTGCAGTTATGGGAAATGTTGCAGGTGTTCCTCTCCAAGACGCTTACACAGGGTTCCAAGGAATGGGAGTTCCAGGAATGTATCCTTACATGATGCCCGATTTTCTATACAATAATACATTTCCAGGCACGGATGAAATGCTTTACGAACAATGGATGCACATGCAGGTAGCTCAAACGCAACCAAACGAAATGTACATGAATGCTCAGGCCCCTTTTATGGGTAGATCATTTACTCCTATGTATCGTACAACCCCTACAAATCCATACATGGCGATCTCACCCTATCAGTCAAAACCACCAAACTCATCGACAGCTAAGAACTTCCCGTTTTACCAAGGTTATTACGGAAGGCGTAGCAATATGCACTCATATTTACGAGGATTTCCCTCAATACAAGCAACACAACCTTCTTCCGCGACAAGAATGCATTTTGTAAAACATAATAAAGTCACGAATCAGCACAGCTCTGCATCTAGTTCGGGTCCCTCATCAAGTAGTAAGGCGTCACATATATCctcaaaaaaaaaagtgaTGAAACCAAGATCTCAGACACTAAAAAATATAGGAAGGGCCAAAAGAATTGAGATAGACACCAACAGTACATTTGTTTCTCAAAACAGCACGCATGTCGACAATATAAGTACTGCAGGCTTGACAGAGGATCAAGCTTCCGAAAATGAGGGTGTAGGCTCACCTACAAGCTTTCAAAATGTTAATACTAGAACAtaa
- the RQC1 gene encoding Rqc1p (similar to Ashbya gossypii ADR305C), whose product MSSRQLRRLGSDDLESTLARFIKDPPPVTKTSKTASPKNSNSNVFALFDDEQEIEEAVEEDVKDIPEDFKSVVKLPTKSQKKKDKKRQKKVKASKGAASGINSDEEFDILLKQFQLNDGLSAKKKDYCIEETSQSSGGEYDTALESESVASGTSINKVMWDPGFTKFNHFNELYEAFSNIDFKNLSPDNEFRLLFGDISSESLDDVDSMTSVNISPQVLKQIQRMKRLVRNWGGRDRKSVPNAGTVRQLQFTKIRDDWLPTQRGELLMKSLDEDALMDWELWKCPNDWKDVIQGNVRKWKNHISFYKFEPLNKEINKKYLTEFYLNVVLHPDHEALINMISSKYPYHIPGLLQVAMILIRQGDKSSSNGLVERALFVFDRSLRNGIAFDSRRFQLPYIYFYNRQFYLAIFRYLQIISQRGALTAASSWAKVLWSLSPLEDPLGVRYFIDHYLLMNKEYTYIIKMGDSPLFKVYEEWFTLGIALGIVLSYLKLGNLEAALAALQHAFKCYPECLSTIFTDVLLGNRNCTAKLQSLMTPTMHLQVAAYMVRMKAVWLDNDLSWLYNELNELLGQYESGTFDIRSSSSSQSNPQNHFFIDSFPVNLLRFVILSQESSAMAKIPAHIWSDYDVYEYDVLPPKPNINDPEDTTETIKTFIDERELQVSQFSREQDEELLNQIRQLSIEQYLEDNS is encoded by the coding sequence ATGAGTTCGAGACAGTTGAGAAGGCTTGGTAGTGATGACTTAGAATCTACGCTTGCAAGATTCATCAAGGACCCTCCGCCGGTCACGAAGACGTCCAAAACAGCATCTCCCAAGAACTCTAATTCTAATGTGTTTGCACtgtttgatgatgaacaaGAGATAGAGGAAGCAGTCGAGGAGGATGTGAAGGATATACCGGAAGATTTTAAGTCTGTAGTTAAGCTTCCAACGAAATcgcagaagaagaaggataagaaaAGGCAAAAGAAGGTGAAAGCATCAAAGGGGGCTGCCAGTGGGATAAATTCCgatgaagagtttgatATCTTGCTTAAGCAATTTCAACTGAACGACGGACTTTCTgctaaaaaaaaagattattgCATCGAAGAGACTTCACAATCATCAGGTGGTGAGTATGATACTGCACTTGAATCGGAAAGCGTGGCTTCAGGGACCAGTATTAACAAGGTAATGTGGGACCCAGGCTTTACTAAATTCAATCACTTTAACGAGCTCTATGAAGCCTTTTCGAACATCGATTTTAAGAATCTATCTCCGGATAATGAATTTCGGTTATTATTTGGCGATATTTCTTCGGAGTCGCTGGATGACGTGGATTCAATGACTTCAGTGAACATTTCTCCACAAGTTTTGaaacaaattcaaagaatgaAGAGATTAGTCCGTAATTGGGGAGGTAGAGATCGTAAATCAGTTCCTAATGCTGGTACGGTACGTCAACTACAATTTACAAAAATCAGGGATGATTGGCTGCCAACTCAACGTGGGGAGCTACTAATGAAATCGTTAGATGAAGATGCCTTAATGGACTGGGAGTTGTGGAAATGCCCTAATGATTGGAAAGATGTAATCCAAGGTAATGTTCGTAAGTGGAAAAATCATATATCGTTTTACAAATTTGAACCACTCAATAAAGAGATTAACAAGAAATATTTAACTGAGTTCTACCTCAATGTGGTGCTGCATCCTGACCATGAGGCTTTAATTAACATGATATCTTCAAAGTATCCATATCATATTCCGGGTTTATTGCAAGTAGCTATGATACTCATCCGACAAGGAGATAAATCCAGCAGTAATGGCTTGGTTGAAAGAGCActatttgtttttgatagaTCGTTGAGGAATGGCATTGCTTTTGACTCTAGGCGTTTTCAATTACCATATATCTACTTCTATAACCGGCAGTTTTATCTCGCGATATTCCGTTACCTGCAAATAATTTCACAAAGAGGTGCTCTAACCGCCGCTAGTAGTTGGGCGAAAGTGCTCTGGTCATTATCACCATTGGAAGATCCCTTGGGTGTCAGGTATTTTATTGATCACTATTTGCTCATGAATAAAGAGTACACATATATCATAAAAATGGGTGACAGTCCATTGTTCAAAGTGTACGAAGAGTGGTTTACCCTAGGCATTGCCTTGGGAATCGTCTTAAGCTACCTAAAACTTGGCAATCTTGAAGCGGCTTTAGCCGCTCTCCAGCATGCCTTCAAGTGTTATCCAGAATGTCTATCTACTATTTTCACTGACGTGTTGCTGGGAAACAGAAATTGTACAGCAAAGTTACAATCCTTAATGACTCCCACAATGCATTTGCAAGTCGCCGCTTATATGGTTAGAATGAAAGCTGTTTGGTTGGATAACGATCTTTCCTGGCTATATAATGAATTAAACGAGTTATTAGGACAATATGAATCAGGCACTTTTGATATCCGCTCTTCAAGTTCCAGTCAATCTAATCctcaaaatcattttttCATTGATAGTTTTCCTGTGAATCTATTAAGATTTGTAATATTATCTCAAGAATCTTCAGCAATGGCTAAAATCCCCGCCCATATTTGGTCTGATTATGATGTTTATGAATATGACGTATTACCGCCAAAGCCCAACATTAACGATCCTGAAGATACGACGGAAACTATTAAAACTTTTATAGATGAACGCGAATTACAGGTGTCACAGTTTTCTCGTGAacaagatgaagaattacTAAACCAGATTAGACAACTTTCAATTGAGCAGTATTTGGAGGACAATTCTTAA